A single Anopheles arabiensis isolate DONGOLA chromosome 2, AaraD3, whole genome shotgun sequence DNA region contains:
- the LOC120895820 gene encoding uncharacterized protein LOC120895820 isoform X1: MDSCSSYRTEDSGKDVQLEQPKCSKRRGKQLLNVNCCTTSKKQSAFRRCRPGDGFSGTKSSHLKPYNAFTPLSELRQQISILVPGQSSLCNSFEANQSFPGIGRRCIRYGGPLTRAAFVSAINSPVRLSWDSMANMDRVRVDGSNGVRFTAFRPKGGCFPHGVPSPYNNSYIASASESIGRLPKSDINPNKAVFTIDSKTSRILIVNRNACELLGYNSKELCEMEFTSLLFNKSKMHVSALAEGQLNSEDGTVIILSGKVVELCTKYDKNVAVSLWVRQIDTEGQRCLAVAEPVERRVAQLVVDQNGYIVSGDNEALILFQLDSVEKFGGMDVALLIPAIQLPDPDTSLIAKHIRKQKATGKTQDGVSFPLCLLISHHETGTDTTDSGVSNPNALLYLITIWVYTNLSGLLVIDENSVIESCNHHFSMLMFGIPQSKTIGEHITKLIPNFGQETDCLTRSRNATLSSLDNDESETETDHVELENSKEGFLSGALNDIRTSQCDATVSPVKEPRKVCLDFTNASHPGKRSFNSSVAVMNTLPVAGSMADGSRIDQAPVASGSENATDEPGNQFSIVVMSENAYYVEDNSENNRNFANVSNAQNNHALKPCTTSAFASTPAASAAAAVVTAATGATPPSTATATVSSNSSALVAGDKEVVNKCSSVLVSEDYANLPESDLLTPVNENSLCMNLLNSKNVSINETKSPLYTSEDINVALLKDSTPASAPPVMVTPRFIKPYELAKGGAGSLVTSTPDQHKRHSAGGIADIIRQMGNAGKRLSYVDGKYRGEAIHYDGNVIDIIYTISSQMLPCGRKVYCIWISRDPESSYNNLEEANVTLTFNSITSTIDNSLGQPSKIANATAAAVTVSQSRPNSVSLVSQCEEEQVFGEYNKHYTTIKQIGKGAYGYVKLSYRNTDRLLVISKFILKEKLCSNFMITTEDRKEIPMEIYLLTHVKHPNIVTVFDVFENEKFFQLVMEVHGSGMDLFEFIDRRPAMTEKLGCYIFRQIANAVDYLHSLNILHRDIKDENIIIDQHFHVKLIDFGSATFMQEGKLFSTFYGTTEYCSPEVLAGNKYAGPELEMWSLGVTLYVLMFFENPFLDIEETLKSELIIPQEISPELEYVLLSLLDKNPKTRITMKQLICTEWLTQEINPSAFNFAHIVPCEPYEVNPEKYFNGQIYSSQTGLSTSPHSLSLVDDEDEGDDEEEDEPHAHIDDSFVDPDELQDDDICPLTHDDEKLPERSYELYSGRETHAAGTILAKGIQNLSLQEPSTCNNHSSTIDTTAAVSGVIGTGNSNACYAYAEHTVPVVVSYFGGGSQSNPSLVNMSPADCGGAGGADGSGNIESNAISISTAASSSSSSSIIPVQCVSECVYKPSTFECDVVERAASLGATDAESIPRVGSVSTAIVNSPSLLPLQTIACEESARQAYRRSNRQSMCDSSCSTTPSLALPPSSSVLMCTMMPYSVLNSGDSCCSSVTTMSSCCSFEEHHLHFHYPDDSTASSSAADTPTNCCSQELPQTQICTKSVLPKKGTYDNASANLLLLDARHYAASSSSTSPCSSLTSSKSENNIFDGNFATFSSIYDVVSMDSVTDAANMTAPELSVMLPFHGCAITDLSRPPPPPPAAAALHDVVNVGEIVPGRWRVEKK, encoded by the exons atggatAG TTGCAGCAGCTATCGAACGGAAGACAGCGGCAAAGATGTGCAGCTCGAGCAGCCAAAATGCAGCAAAAGAAGAGGGAAGCAGCTCCTGAACGTAAACTGTTGTACTACTAGCAAAAAGCAATCCGCATTCCGTCGGTGCCGTCCAGGTGATGGATTTAGTGGCACCAAATCATCTCATCTTAAGCCATATAATGCATTCACCCCGTTAAGCGAGCTAAG aCAACAAATCTCCATCCTCGTCCCAGGACAGAGCAGTTTGTGCAACTCGTtcgaagcaaaccaaagctTTCCGGGCATCGGCAGAAGGTGCATCCGGTACGGTGGGCCTCTTACTCGAGCTGCTTTCGTAAGTGCAATAAACTCGCCCGTACGGTTGAGCTGGGACTCGATGGCAAACATGGACCGGGTGCGAGTGGACGGTTCTAATGGAGTCCGATTCACGGCCTTCCGTCCGAAGGGAGGATGCTTCCCGCATGGTGTACCCTCACCGTACAACAACTCGTACATTGCATCGGCGTCGGAATCGATTGGCCGGCTGCCAAAGAGTGATATCAATCCAAACAAGGCGGTCTTCACGATCGACTCGAAAACATCCCGTATACTGATCGTCAATCGCAATGCTTGCGAGCTGCTCGGATACAACTCGAAAGAGCTGTGTGAGATGGAGTTTACCAGCCTGCTGTTTAACAAAAGCAAGATGCACGTGTCTGCTTTAGCGGAGGGCCAGTTGAACAGTGAAGATGGGACGGTGATAATCCTGAGCGGAAAAGTGGTCGAGCTGTGCACAAAGTACGACAAAAACGTGGCAGTTTCGCTTTGGGTTAGGCAAATCGACACCGAAGGCCAGAGATGTCTAGCGGTGGCGGAGCCGGTAGAGAGGAGGGTGGCCCAGCTGGTGGTCGATCAAAACGGTTACATTGTATCTGGTGACAATGAAGCGCTGATACTGTTCCAGCTGGATTCGGTGGAGAAATTTGGAGGAATGGATGTAGCGCTGCTGATACCGGCCATTCAACTTCCAGACCCGGACACAAGCCTCATAGCGAAGCATATCAGAAAGCAGAAGGCTACGGGCAAGACGCAGGACGGAGTATCGTTTCCACTGTGTTTACTGATATCCCACCACGAAACTGGCACCGATACGACGGACAGTGGGGTGTCGAATCCAAACGCACTGCTATACCTGATCACAATCTGGGTGTACACAAACCTGTCGGGGCTGCTGGTGATCGATGAGAATTCGGTAATAGAATCGTGCAATCATCACTTTTCTATGCTGATGTTTGGCATCCCACAGAGCAAGACCATTGGGGAGCACATAACGAAGCTGATTCCCAACTTTGGCCAAGAGACCGATTGCTTGACCAGAAGTCGTAACGCAACGCTGTCGTCCCTAGACAACGACGAGTCGGAAACGGAAACTGATCACGTGGAGCTGGAAAACAGCAAGGAAGGATTCCTGTCCGGCGCTCTGAATGACATACGAACATCGCAGTGCGATGCGACCGTCAGTCCTGTGAAGGAGCCGCGCAAGGTTTGCTTAGATTTTACGAACGCCTCGCATCCCGGTAAACGATCATTCAACAGTTCGGTTGCTGTAATGAATACGCTACCAGTGGCAGGGTCGATGGCCGATGGATCACGCATCGATCAGGCACCCGTCGCAAGCGGCAGTGAAAACGCTACAGACGAGCCGGGAAATCAGTTCAGCATTGTGGTAATGTCGGAAAATGCCTACTACGTAGAGGATAATAGCGAGAACAATCGAAATTTTGCAAACGTTTCGAACGCACAAAACAACCATGCCTTAAAG CCGTGCACCACTTCCGCATTTGCGTCGAccccagcagcatcagcagcggcagcagtagtAACAGCTGCTACGGGAgccacaccaccatcaacagcaACTGCAACAGTATCGAGCAATTCATCTGCGCTAGTAGCAGGAGATAAAGAGGTAGTGAATAAGTGTAGCAGTGTCTTAGTATCGGAAGATTATGCAAATTTGCCGGAAAGCGATTTGCTCACGCCAGTCAACGAAAACTCACTATGTATGAATTTATTGAACTCGAAGAATGTGTCCATCAACGAAACCAAAAGCCCACTGTACACTTCGGAAGACATAAATGTGGCACTGCTGAAGGACAGCACACCGGCTAGCGCCCCACCGGTGATGGTAACGCCTCGGTTCATAAAGCCGTACGAGCTTGCCAAGGGGGGAGCAGGATCGCTAGTCACGTCCACGCCGGATCAGCACAAACGTCACTCGGCTGGCGGCATCGCCGACATTATCCGACAGATGGGAAATGCGGGCAAGCGACTGTCGTACGTCGATGGGAAGTATAGAGGAGAAGCGATACATTACGACGGGAATGTGATTGACATAATCTACACGATCTCGAGCCAGATGCTTCCCTGCGGCCGGAAGGTGTACTGCATTTGGATAAGTCGCGATCCAGAATCGTCCTACAACAATCTGGAGGAGGCGAATGTTACGCTTACGTTTAATAGCATTACCAGCACGATTGATAATTCGCTTGGCCAACCGAGCAAGATCGCGAATGCGACAGCGGCGGCCGTTACTGTTAGCCAGAGCAGACCGAACTCCGTGTCGTTGGTGTCGCAATGCGAGGAGGAGCAGGTCTTTGGAGAGTACAACAAACACTACACAACGATTAAGCAGATCGGTAAAGGTGCGTACGGGTACGTGAAGCTTAGCTACCGCAATACCGACCGCCTGTTGGTGATATCGAAGTTCATTCTGAAGGAGAAGCTGTGCTCCAATTTCATGATAACCACGGAGGATAGAAAGGAGATCCCGATGGAGATTTATCTGCTGACGCACGTGAAGCATCCCAACATCGTGACCGTGTTCGACGTGTTTGAAAACGAAAAGTTCTTCCAGCTCGTCATGGAAGTGCACGGTTCGGGGATGGACTTGTTCGAGTTTATCGACCGACGGCCGGCAATGACCGAGAAGCTTGGCTGCTACATTTTCCGTCAAATTGCCAACGCCGTCGATTACCTGCACTCACTGAACATTCTGCATCGCGACATCAAAGACGAAAACATCATCATAGATCAGCATTTCCATGTGAAGCTGATCGACTTCGGGTCGGCCACCTTCATGCAGGAAGGCAAGCTGTTTTCCACCTTCTACGGCACCACGGAGTACTGCAGTCCCGAGGTGTTGGCCGGGAACAAGTACGCCGGACCGGAGCTGGAAATGTGGTCCCTGGGCGTAACGCTGTATGTGCTGATGTTTTTCGAAAATCCCTTCCTGGACATCGAGGAAACGCTAAAGTCGGAACTGATCATACCGCAGGAGATCAGTCCCGAGCTGGAGTACGTGTTGCTGTCCCTGCTGGACAAGAACCCCAAAACGCGCATCACGATGAAGCAACTGATCTGCACGGAGTGGTTGACGCAAGAAATTAACCCAAGCGCATTCAACTTTGCCCACATAGTGCCCTGTGAACCGTACGAAGTGAACCCGGAAAAGTACTTCAACGGCCAGATATACTCGAGTCAAACCGGTCTGTCCACCTCACCGCATAGCTTATCGTTGGTGGATGATGAGGATGAAGGcgacgatgaggaggaggacgagccGCATGCTCACATAGACGATTCGTTTGTTGATCCGGATGAATTGCAGGACGATGACATTTGTCCATTGACGCACGACGACGAAAAGCTGCCAGAAAGATCATACG AACTGTACAGTGGACGCGAAACGCATGCTGCTGGAACGATATTGGCCAAAGGAATTCAGAATCTCTCCCTACAGGAACCTTCGACATGCAACAATCACAGCAGTACAATCGATACCACCGCGGCAGTGTCTGGCGTTATAGGTACAGGTAATTCAAACGCTTGCTACGCGTACGCAGAACACACCGTTCCTGTCGTTGTGTCGTATTTTGGTGGTGGGTCTCAGTCTAATCCTTCCCTCGTAAATATGTCCCCGGCCGactgtggtggtgctggtggtgcagATGGAAGTGGTAACATTGAGTCGAATGCTATATCCATTTCCAcggccgccagcagcagcagcagcagcagtatcatTCCCGTTCAATGTGTTTCCGAATGTGTGTACAAGCCCAGTACGTTTGAGTGTGATGTCGTTGAACGTGCAGCCTCCCTCGGTGCAACAGATGCCGAAAGCATCCCAAGAGTCGGCTCTGTCTCGACGGCCATCGTAAACAGCCCTTCGCTTTTGCCCCTACAAACAATCGCCTGCGAGGAGTCCGCTAGACAAGCGTACAGACGCAGCAATCGGCAGTCTATGTGTGACTCGAGCTGTTCTACTACGCCATCGCTCGCATTGCCGCCCTCTTCCTCGGTGCTGATGTGCACCATGATGCCCTACTCAGTGCTAAATAGTGGCGACAGTTGCTGCAGCAGTGTTACCACCATGAGCAGCTGCTGTAGCTTTGAGGAGCATCATTTGCATTTCCATTATCCGGACGACAGCACGGCTAGCAGCAGTGCCGCCGACACGCCAACCAACTGTTGTTCGCAGGAGTTGCCTCAAACGCAAATTTGTACAAAATCGGTGCTTCCAAAGAAGGGCACCTATGACAATGCGAGCGCCAATTTGCTACTGCTGGACGCACGGCACTATGCAGcctcttcctcttccaccAGTCCTTGCAGTTCGCTGACCTCGTCCAAGTCGGAGAACAACATATTCGATGGCAATTTCGCCACGTTTAGCTCGATCTATGATGTTGTCAGCATGGACAGTGTTACCGATGCGGCCAATATGACGGCACCCGAGCTTTCGGTAATGCTTCCATTCCACGGCTGTGCCATTACTGATCTTTCACGgcctcctccacctccgcCGGCGGCCGCCGCACTGCACGATGTGGTGAACGTCGGTGAGATCGTGCCGGGCCGTTGGCGTGTGGAGAAAAAATAG